In Pseudomonas abieticivorans, the genomic window GCTTTCCAGCGTTCGGCGGCCGCCAGTTGCAGCGCCATGCCACCGGACAGGGTGACCTTCAAGGCCGAGAAATCCAACTGGCGGAATTGCTCGTTGTTGCACAGTGCCACGAACAAGGTATTCAGGCCAACGAAGCCGCTGAACTTCCACTTGGACAGTTCCTTGACCATCGCCGACTGGTCGCGCGGGTTGCTGATCAGGATGTTGTGGTTGCCGATCAGCATCATTGCCATGCAATGAAAGGTAAAGGCGTAGATGTGGTACAGCGGCAGCGGCGTGATCAGGATCTCGCAGCCTTCGTTGAGGTTGGAGCCCATCAGCGCCTTGCACTGCAGCATGTTGGCGATCAGGTTGCGGTGGGTGAGCATCGCGCCCTTGGCAACGCCGGTGGTGCCGCCGGTGTACTGCAACACGGCCACGTCGCCGCTTGCCGGGTTGGCTTCGACCACGGGTTGGCCACGCCCCTTGGCCAGGATGTCATTGAAGCGGATGGCATTGGGCAGGTGATACGCCGGCACCATCTTCTTCACGTACTTGACCACGCTGTTGATCACCAGGCGCTTGAGCGGCGGCAACAGGTCGGCCACTTCGGTGATGATCACATGCTTGACACAGGTCTTGGGCGTCACGGTTTGCGCCAGGTGCGCCATGTTCGCCAGGCACACCAACGCCTTGGCACCGGAGTCGTTGAACTGGTGCTCCATTTCGCGGGCGGTGTACAACGGGTTGGTGTTGACCACGATCAGCCCGGCGCGGATCGCACCGAACACGGCGATGGGGTATTGCAACAGATTGGGCAACTGCACGGCGATTCGATCACCGGGTTGCAAATCGGTATGCTGCTGCAGGTAAGCTGCGAACGCACCGGACAGCTCAAAGAGTTCACCGTAGGTGAGCGTCTTGCCCAGGTTGCTGAACGCCGGCTTGTCGGCGAAGCGCTGGCACGATTGCTTCAGCACCGCCTGGATATTCGGGTATTCGTCAGGATTGATATCCGCAGCAATTCCAGCCGGGTACTTATCCTTCCAGAAATTTTCGATCATGGAAGCCCACTCCTCCAGCTACAGCGAATTCTTCAGCGCATTCGATGCGGTTATTATTGAATTGTTTCGCCAGGTATCGCTGCCCGAAACGATCAAAAGCGCGCCGAGAGTAGCAGCTTTGCCAGAGGTCGACTAGAGCCAAATCGGCCCGAACAGTCACAATAATGACCTATTGATCATATTTGGTCACATTTAGAGTAAATATTCGAAAGCTTGCGCTGGGACGGATTTTTCCGCAAAAAAAAAACGCCGCGAATGGCCAGAGGCATCGCGGCGTTTTTTATGCAGGCAGATCGAAACCCGGTGTTCAGGCGATATCGCGCAACTCACGCCGCAAGATCTTCCCCACCGCCGTCATCGGCAGCGAGTCGCGAAGCACGATTTGCTTGGGCACCTTGTAGCCGGTGAAATTCTCTTTGCAGTAGGCCTTGAGCTCCTCCAGGCTGACCCCGCTCTCGCGCGGCACCACGAACAGCTTCACCGCCTCGCCCGAGCGCTCGTCGGGGATGCCGATGGCCGCGCAGTTGGCAACCTTGGGGTGGGCCATCACCACGTCCTCGATCTCGTTGGGGTACACGTTGAAGCCCGAGACAATGATCATGTCCTTCTTGCGATCGACGATGCGCACGTAGCCGTCCGGATCGATCACCGCGATATCGCCGGTCTTGAACCAGCCCTCGGCGTCCAGCGCCTCGGCCGTGGCCTGGGGGTGCTGCCAGTAGCCTTTCATGACCTGCGGGCCCTTGATGCACAACTCGCCGCGCTCGCCAAAGGGCATTTCGTTGCCCTGGTCGTCGATCACTTTCATCGCCGTGCCCACCACGGGAATGCCCACGGTACCCAGGCGGGCCAGTTCGCCGTAGGGGTTGGTGCTGGCCACCGGCGAGGTTTCGGTCAGGCCGTAGCCTTCGACGATGTGGCAGCCGGTCATGGCATGCCAGCGCTCAGCCACTGCCTTGACGAGCGCCGTGCCACCGGAGTTGGTGACCTTGAGGCCGGAAAAATCCAGGTCCTTGAACTCGGGGTGCTCCATCAGCGCCACGAACAGGGTGTTCAGGCCCAGCAGCCCGGTGAAGTGCCACTTTTTCAGCTCTTTGACGAAGGCGTTCAGGTCGCGGGGGTTGCTGATCAGCACGTTGTGGTTGCCGGTGACCATCATGCCCATGCAGTTCGCCGTGAAGGCATAGATATGATAAAGCGGCAGCGGCGCGATCATCACCTCCTGGCCTTCCTGCATCAGTTTGCGCCCATCGGGGCCCAGTTGCTCGAAACAGCACAGCACTTGCTGCATGTTCGCCACCAGGTTGCCGTGGGTGAGCATCGCGCCCTTGGCCAGGCCCGTGGTGCCGCCGGTGTATTGCAGCACGGCGATGTCATCCAGCGTGGCCTGCGAAGGCCGCACGGCCTGGCCCTGGCCCAGGCGCAAGGCTGACTTGAAGCCAATGGCCTGGGGCAGCGAGTAGATCGGCACGAGCTTTTTCACCTTGGCGACCATCGTGTTCACCAGCCAGCCCTTGGCGGTGGGCATCAAATCGCCCATCTTCGCTTCGATCAAGTACTGCAACTCGGTATCGGGCAGCACCTCCTCGACCTTCTTGCCAAACAGGTTCAGGTACACCAACGCACGGGCGCCAGAGTCCTTGAACTGGTGGCGCATTTCGCGCGGGGTGTACAACGGGTTGGTGTTGACCACGGTGAGCCCGGCGCGCAAGGCGCCGAACACGGCAATCGGATAATGCAGCACGTTGGGCAGTTGCACGGCGATGCGATCGCCCGGCTTGAGGTCGGTGTGCTGCTGCAAGTAGGCAGCGAAGGCCGCCGAACGGCGCTCCAGCTCAGCGTAGGTCAGGGTCACGCCCATGCTGCTGAAGGCCGGGCGGTCGGCGAATTTCTTGCAGGAACGTTCGAACACCTCGACGATCGATTTGTAGGCCCCCAGGT contains:
- the fadD1 gene encoding long-chain-fatty-acid--CoA ligase FadD1, with amino-acid sequence MIENFWKDKYPAGIAADINPDEYPNIQAVLKQSCQRFADKPAFSNLGKTLTYGELFELSGAFAAYLQQHTDLQPGDRIAVQLPNLLQYPIAVFGAIRAGLIVVNTNPLYTAREMEHQFNDSGAKALVCLANMAHLAQTVTPKTCVKHVIITEVADLLPPLKRLVINSVVKYVKKMVPAYHLPNAIRFNDILAKGRGQPVVEANPASGDVAVLQYTGGTTGVAKGAMLTHRNLIANMLQCKALMGSNLNEGCEILITPLPLYHIYAFTFHCMAMMLIGNHNILISNPRDQSAMVKELSKWKFSGFVGLNTLFVALCNNEQFRQLDFSALKVTLSGGMALQLAAAERWKAVTGCAICEGYGMTETSPVATVNPIQNIQVGTIGIPVPSTLCKVTDDEGRELGLGEVGELCVKGPQVMKGYWQRQEATDEMLDAEGWLKTGDIAVIQADGYMRIVDRKKDMILVSGFNVYPNELEDVLVTLPGVLQCAAIGVPDDKSGEAIKIFIVAKPGVTLTKEQVMEHMRANVTGYKVPRSVEFRDALPTTNVGKILRRELRDEELKKLGLKKIA
- the fadD2 gene encoding long-chain-fatty-acid--CoA ligase FadD2, whose product is MHADFWNDKRPAGVPSQVDLGAYKSIVEVFERSCKKFADRPAFSSMGVTLTYAELERRSAAFAAYLQQHTDLKPGDRIAVQLPNVLHYPIAVFGALRAGLTVVNTNPLYTPREMRHQFKDSGARALVYLNLFGKKVEEVLPDTELQYLIEAKMGDLMPTAKGWLVNTMVAKVKKLVPIYSLPQAIGFKSALRLGQGQAVRPSQATLDDIAVLQYTGGTTGLAKGAMLTHGNLVANMQQVLCCFEQLGPDGRKLMQEGQEVMIAPLPLYHIYAFTANCMGMMVTGNHNVLISNPRDLNAFVKELKKWHFTGLLGLNTLFVALMEHPEFKDLDFSGLKVTNSGGTALVKAVAERWHAMTGCHIVEGYGLTETSPVASTNPYGELARLGTVGIPVVGTAMKVIDDQGNEMPFGERGELCIKGPQVMKGYWQHPQATAEALDAEGWFKTGDIAVIDPDGYVRIVDRKKDMIIVSGFNVYPNEIEDVVMAHPKVANCAAIGIPDERSGEAVKLFVVPRESGVSLEELKAYCKENFTGYKVPKQIVLRDSLPMTAVGKILRRELRDIA